The segment CAATTCTACAACAAGTTGTGGATTCTGCAACAAATGATGTGATCAGAGAAAACAGGGCCGAGGCTGTACAGTACCAGACCAATATGACTTGAATACAAAGTGACAAATAATATGAAACCACAAAATCAAACACCTTGAGCTTTTGGTTTCCTCTGATAGAATCAAACATGCTTGCTTGTTTCTATGGCTACTCCTAAAACCAAAATAGTTTGAGTATCTGAAGCCAAGTATATTATGTCTTCAGTGACCATACGGGCTACAATATTCAGCTATTCCATTAAAATGCCTCCTGAAACATGAACGGTGTTGGGAAAAATAAATGACCTTGCAGCATTAGGCCAACAAGCCATGTTACATGGAGCAGAACAACCTATTAGAAAGGCTTGAAGAATGTTGCTATTTGAGCCAAGGCTACTATAATCTGAAATACATATGTATATTTAACTAATTTAATTCCACTCCAACACTTAATATTGAAGTAACACACTTGATCAGTATATCTTGAAATATTTCAGTCACTTAATTGATCAATTATACTTTATTTGAGTACTTTCTAGCTGGCTGGCTTTCTCCAGACGTGGCGATGAACATGACTCATTCGAGCAGATTACATGTGATTTCAGTTTGGTGCTAATTGGATGTGGTGGTTTTGGCAAGTCTagtatttttaatgaatctgctGGCCCTGAGACAGAGTTCCATCTCTGTTCTTTGAATAACAGATTCCTCACCTATTTTTCATTACTGTATCAACAAGTATCTGAGATCAAGTATTTCAAGTAAATGTGGACAATATCTcatgtatttttttccctttttgatcTGTTCGCATAATATTGATAGTTTTTccatgtgtgtgggttttttattttggtttatagCTATAattgtccattcccagctgggCTGGTTATTCAGTACCTTGTGGATATTGTTCTATGAAGAGACATTGTGTTTGGACTAACAGAACTTGGCAAATTCTTGAAACTCTGCATTTGACAGTTGGGGTCTATTGTCAATAATCAGAACTTCTGATATTCCATTTCTTCCATGAATTTGGAATATCTCTTAACAGAATCTTTTTGGCCATATCCAAATAAATCCTCACTCAGCTTTTTCCATAATATACAAGGGATTACATGACCCTGCCCTGGCTATTCTGTTGGTATTTTTCAGAAGAAATTAAATGTATCGCAGTGCGTtagtctggggggggaggggggggttaatGGAATAGTAAATTACCTTCAATCATTAATCAgagctgtatttttaaaaattatgggGGAGACACACTCCACTTCTACAAGGAGAGAAGTAAGAGTGAAATGTATCCGTCTGAGAGCTAAACACCTAGTCTTGAGATACTACCTGCTGGTAGTGCCATGTTGGCttgcacataaaaaaaaaatgtcagcttCGATAAGGAACAAAGGATGGCCTATATCTGCTTAATATGGCATGTGGGAAATTAGGTGACCACTGCTTTTGTATTTTAAGGGATATCTCCCCTTACAATAGAGTTCCTTACCAGACGTGGAAATTCATGAGGTTTTTGAAACAGTGCCCAtgaggaagaggggagagagTACCAGCGGCAGGAGTGTGTGCAGCCTGAGGAAGCGCCAGAAAGATCTTTGTGGCCAATATAAGAAACAGGCTGACCCTTTACTCAGTGATGGCCAAAGTCAAGAATCTCCCATTTTATTATCCTATTTCCCACTGCAATAAACAAATGCAATTGCTAGATTTTAAGAACTTAAATTGAACAATTTGGGGCATCTGGAGACGGCTGGCCACCTTCTGTTCTGTTACATCCATGTAATTAACTCCACTGATGTTGATGGATTTATTTCATATATACATCAATATACCTCCAGACTTTGATAACTAAAATTTCCCAAAGCCGCTTAATTTCTTTGTCTTAAGAAGCCTGAACTTGAGCTAGGGCCACCTTAATCATGTCCATCACGTTAAGCAATTAGGTCAGGGTTAGCATAAGGGTGATTGAGGATAAATGTGAATGGGTGGGGAACCATGGGCTTTTGGCTAAGGATCAGGACTGGGAATCTGACTCTGACAGACTTCTGTTGACTTTGGACTAGCCCagaggtaggcaaactacggcccatgggacCGTCTAGTCCTGCtgttgagctcccggccgggaagactagcccccggcccctcccttgctgtctcccctcccccgcaacctcagctcgctgtgccgcactctgggtgcgagctcctgccgggcagcatgGCTGCGAGAGTTGCTGGCCTGCCCCGGTGCTCTAGACTGtgcagtggcatggctggctccggccgggcggcATGGCTACTGatcctggtgctctgagtggcatgataagggggcaggaagtgggggggttggataaggggctggGGGTCctgaggggctgtcaggggacagggagcagggggcagttgaataggcatgggagtcccggggggcctgtcagggggcaggggtgtggatagggatcagGGCAGTCAGAagacagggagtgtgtgggggggttggataggggatgAGGTTtcaggggggtggttaggggtggggggtcccgggagggggcagtcaggggacaagaagcaggggggtttggatcggtcgggggttctgaggtgggcgggaagtgggagggggcagataggggcaggccaggctgtttggggaggcacagccttcccaacccagccccccatacagtttcagaaccccaatgtggccctcaggccaaaaagtttgcccactcctggattagtcacttcatctccctgtACTGGTGGTGGTGGGAATTTCAGAAAGACTCGTTGGTTTTGTTGTGAAACAGCaagttagtaatttttttttctattgcaaTGGAAGTAGACCATCGGGATCCCAattttcagattttcaaaagtgtgaaGTGGGAGCTGTTGAGTGCTGAGGtacttgtgaaaatctggccctaaatgtatATGTAACTCTATTGCTTGACTAAATGCTTTAAACACTAGAACTAAGTTCTTAATACACACCCTTTTTTTTTATGTTAAACATCTATGGCTTTTTCTAAAAACATGAGTACAGCAAGTCATTGAATTACTGAGCTCCATCAATGTTTGATTACTTACAGTTTGTTGCAATGCCTTTATTAAATGGCAGTTGGCTGGGTAACCTGCAGGAAAGGTACCTATCTATTTATTTTGCAATGTTGAAATTCTGCTTTGAATTGTAGACTTTTGTTGCATAATACTTAAAGCTGGGAATGAGACGGGAAGTAGCTAATAATGAGGTAGCTTGGCAGCTGATTTTTGTAGTTGGTATAACTGAGACTGACCTGTTACTTCCGCCAGATAATCGGTTGAAGCTTACTTTCATTCTTCTATGGTATGCCAAATGTGCTAGTGTAGGCCTCagttacttaagcacatgcttaagtcccatggacttcaatgggatttaagtatattcttaagtgcttttctgaagtggggtttggggcttAATGTttgtaggtgctgagcaccccacactcccattgaagttgagTGGGAACTCTGGGTGCGTAGTTTCTTCTCAGAAGCAGACTCTTAGTTTATGGGGTCGTAGCCTTTCCAGCCTGTAGTCTTTCTAGCCTTCCATCCATCCTGGAAATGTGCAGTTCTCTCTATTAAGGATGTTGGTAATGGTCAGTTCTAGTCTGGTCGCTCATTAAATGATCTGACCCTTTGCTGCAATGTGAAGGCTTTTACTAAATGATGCTTTATATAaaatatgtatgtgtatacaGGAAGTCATAACTTTATAGCTGAAACCCTGAAACAGATGGTTATATAAAGAGAGAGGTCTATTGACTTTTTTCAGAAGGATGCAATTTCATTAGAGAGGCACAATTTAATTATGACTCTTAAAAACTGCTCAGTCAGATTTTTATACTGTACTTTTTTCCAGGGTCTGTTATATTGGCCTATTTAAAGACCAGTTGAATTTTTTAAACATTATATTCTGTGAATACATTGCTGTAATCCATGATCTTAGATTTAAAATTTTGTGACGCTGTCATTTTAGGTATCCAGCTAATCATGTATATTCCATCTTGGGGGCGTGTTTGACAGTATgtagtggggagaggagaaggatagTTACTAATTTACTGATAtagaaatgattttttaaaataaactgtgaAGGATACTCAATTCTGGTGCTACTTTCTGGGAGTGATAGAAAACCTCAGGGTGAGTACTTTAATGCAGAGGACAAagtcccagatttttaaaaatctggcccgaGAAGCTTTTAGAAGGAGTTGAACAAAGCCTATACATATCCACTGATCTTCTTTTAGAACATCTTCATTCTAATATCTGCATACAGGTTAttttttcttaatgtttcctctacCTTTGGATGAACACTACAGTGAAAAAATTCTGAATGGATTGAAATGCTTTTTATCTCCGGTGCAGCTTGTAAGTCTTTTACCTCACTCTACTTGGCTGAACTACTGCTTTGGAACCTCAGAAAATTATTGCTGTTCACCACTCATACAGAAACAGCCTATATACTACTTTGCTTTTCCTATTTCTCTCCAGCAATGGAAGAGCACAGATATCAAAATTCAAGGGACCTCTTCACAATAATACAAACTGGCCCTCTCTTTGAGAGTGTTTGATTACACAAATTAAATTTCACCACATTCAGTTGGTAACAGCTAGAGAGAGTTCCAAAACCAAACTTTGGATTTTGCGTACCCCTCAAAGTTTGGGGAGTGTTTTGAACCAAACATGTCTTTTGAGGCTTGAGGCCCATATCTTTCAACTGTAGCTCAGTTATGATATTAACCTCTATAGATTTGTAAACTCTTCAAGGACCATCTTCCCAGATACATAGACAGTGTTTAGCATATTGtggatgctaccacaatacaagtaCACAATAATACATTTACTTGCATTGAATGTAGCTCTCCATATTTTTCTCATTCTTTTgaaattgaaaaattaaacaaaaccaaaTGGGCTACACAGTTGGCACACTGCAAAGTGCAGGGCAAAGGCCTCTACATGTACATGTGCATCTGCTTTCTCCCACCTTTATTTGGGGTGGTTTTGATCCTTGAGTCAATATGATCTAATAGATTATTCTTTAGAATACATTGTTTTTCTTTCCATAATGTCATGTGGCACATTTTTCAGCTTAGTCAGTTGGGCCTAGATTTTTGAACCTGGTTGCCTAAATTTAGGCACTCCACCCCACATTAGGAATTGCAGTAAGTGGCCAGACTTTTAGCAAAGCTGAGCACTCATAGCTCCCACTTAGGTCAATGGAAGCTATGAATGTGTCTCTGAATATACACCCTTTTCTTTACCTAAACATGAAAACAATACCAATACAAAGGACTGTCTTTTGCTCCTGCCTCTCATAATGAGGCCATCTAAAACCAGCGTTATTTCCATAAATGAgtcttttctcctccttttctctcATACCAGAAGGGACTCTGTGTGGTGGCCAAAAATAAAGCAAACCTTGGTATGTTGTCATTAAATTTAAGATTTAAGATGTTGTCATTAAATTTAAGGGTATATTTAAGGAATCTTTTTTGCCTTTGGTTTGAATTGACCCAAATGTGCATATTAAAGTTGGTATTTGACCCTTCAATAGTACAATACTCTATGGGAATGGCCTCAAGAGGAAGCCTTGTATATACATTAGACACATGGTTACCTGGCACTAGACATCATGGGCTCTGCTGTAGTCTCTTTCTTCTGTAGTCTCTTACCAACAGACCAGTCTTGAATTCTGCTTGCTAAGTTTCTTCCCCTCTGGTTCCTGCTCCAAacgttttttttaatattctgttCAATTATGTGCAGCAGGAGCCTTTTGTGTCTGATGTACTGCAGGATTCTTTACACTAGATACTGAGAGCCTTCTTTGAAGCATGGCTAGAATGGTGGTAAGCGTTCTGGGGATAATAGCACCCACTTCAGACAATGGTAACAGAAATAAAGACCCACTTCTGGAGGAGGAAATCAGAGATAGAAAGCGAGAGGGGACTTGGTGCATTGAGAGAAAGAGTAATTGACTGGAAGGTAGGATGGGTTGGGGAGAAGAACATCAAATCCCATCTTTACCTACAGCACAAATACACCTCCATGGTAGCACTGATGGTTCCTATGTCCTCATTTTGTGTTATACCCTGATAAGCCAGGAAAGGAAAAGCAACAGTTCATTTGGTTATAAAATGAATAGAAACAAGGCAACTGGAAAACTTACTGAGAGGATGAGTGATCTTCATGCAGCGCATTCACTTAAGTAAATGACCGTTACTGCATGACTGGTAACAACACCTACTAGCTTAGGAAACAGCTGTCTAATAAGCTGGCCTACAAGTTCCAGAGTGatctgtcttttttaaaaaaaccttatcTGCTTTGGTTAGCTTATTCTCAAGGCTGGAAAGTAGCAGTCCATTTTTAACTCTAAGCGTCTATAAATAGATCTGAAAATAGTTTGTACatcattccccctcctttctgtcCTAATGCATAATACCGATTGGCTGCAAGTAAATCTGGGGCACAGGAACCACACAGAAAATACATCAGAACAAATAAAATCTATTTCATAGGTTCTTGAGCATGCATTTTTCTTTAAAGCATGTATTTCTGCTTCTTGAAGGACCTCTACCCTAGAGCATTTTGTGACTAGCAGTATTCAGAGCAAAATAATTTGTATTAAAAAAGCAAGGTTGGCAAATTGCAATACATGTTATAGTAAAATCTGGAAAAATACAGAAGGTGCAGAAAATGAAATTAGGCTCCTGGTATTTGGGCACTAGTGCTGGAAAACAAATAGAGGCTTAGTTAGGGATTGGAAATCTGGAAGTGCACACAGCTCTGGTATAAATCTCTGTTCCTGCTGAATTGCAGAAACCCTCTGAAGCTCACCAGTTGTACAAGCGTGTAAACCACCTTTTGTTTCTATAAGAAGTGCTGgagctgaaatcaatggactaGACTAATAAGTAGTGAGAATTGGGGAGGCCATGATGTTATCAGACAGCAAACAAAGTCCTtggccttttttttaaataactaagaGGTTGAACTTTCTTCAACAAAAGTAGTCCTTAGAATCCTCCAGTATTGTTCACCTAGGGTTAGAATCCTTTTACAGTGGTTCACCCTTCAATCTCTTTGAGAATAGCATATTACTTCTCAGCATAAGGCTCTTAAGATACATTACCATTGCGGGACTCCACATTTCCCCATTACCCACATAAATAGTTTCCTTGTGATTACTCTCCTGTTTGAGGCTTGAGACCTGACAGGTCACTGTCGATCATAATTTCCAATTTCAACTGAACATATACAGGGGAGCCACTGTTAGACTGTGCATATGCCTTGTTGATACAGCAGCAGGAAATCTACCTCTCTGCAGAAGGGTCCCTTGTCCAGGCTGCTGAAAACGAATGGTCTCCATCGAGATCAGTGGTAATATGCTAATCCAAAGAAATGAGGACTAAAATGGCATATCAGTGCTACTTGTCAAGTAATGTACTAATTAATGGGGGTTGCATTTCAAAATCTGATAGGAAATGGGTAGAACATCACCAGATGGTGTGTAACTTGAGTGTATGATGGATATTTTGGCCACCATGCAGAAGGATGGAATGGATTATCCCCTCCCCACAGTTGATGCTATCGCTATTTTGGTAAATTTGATATAGAGTGCTGTTGTATCTTAAAGGGACACTCATAGTTCAACTTCTGCCCTAAAATTAGATTTGTGTTTGCAGTAAAATGCTAATAGAAAGATGTCAAGGAAACAACATATTGCAGTCTTTACAATATAAACATTGCAGGATTGTACTAGAGTAGAATttgactagtcagtttcactttcatttttttctagGTTATCTTCATTTCCCAGGCTAGGAGAAATACAAAAAGAGTATAGGTGGTGCAAATTAAATTAgatttttgtaaaaggaatttcAGGAAGACTAAGATGTtaaatttcaggtttcagagtagcagccgtgttagtctgtatccacaaaaagaacaggagtacttgtggcaccttagagactaacaaatttattagagcataagctttcgtggactacagcccacttctatatgtatccgaagaagtgggctgtagtccacgaaagcttatgctctaataaatttgttagtctctaaggtgccacaagtactcctgttctttttaagatgtTAAAGGGACATAGTTAACTTGAAAGGTAGTCACTTCTAAAAAATGGCTTAAGAGTAATTCCTGATACTATATCTGCCCCTGATTTTCTCTAATAATTGTGaatgtaaaaatacaaaaaaaattcatatatattttttctccacTATAGCTGTGTGAAAGAACCACCCAAACAAGGGAAACTTAGTAATTTGACTCTACAGAGGAAACTCTGAAATGGAACATGTATTTGACAGTACATTTGATTGTTCGCTGTCTTCTAAATATAAAACTGAAAGAGAGAATTTCCCCGCTCTAATCTTTCATTTATGATGCTCTCCAGGTTGCAACAGTAGTATTACTGGTAACAATAATgggtaaatatttttcaaatagaGTGTGGATTTTCAAGTTGGGGGCCCATTAATAAGGACATCACCTTTCAATCTCTCCTTTGTTTTAACCAGACCAAATTTGTGTTTCAATGTACAGTTCAGGAGTAAAGATCTTGTTAGCTAAGACTTGAGTCTTTACTCCTTACCAAGGAGATATAAATCCTTATATCAAATACAGAGGTACACACCTATTGACAGAAGCCAGAATTTTCAGAAATGATGAGTGATGTTGGGTGTCTTCGCTTTGCATGTCCAGCTTGAGGCATattttaaaggggcctgactAAGGGTGGGGACTTGGAGGTTCTGAAAGTTGGGTCTCTTTAAGGTGACTCAGGTTGGGGATCCAATCACTAGTACATCTAAAAATCTTGGCGAGAAGCTGTACGAAAGAGGTATAACATTTTAAACATGTTAAATAGATTATATTACATTGTGTACTACATATAAACCTGCATGTAAAAAATCCCCACATTGGGTTTGTTTCTCTCTATTAGAAAAGCGGTAATAGCCTTGCTGTATTTCAGGTTGTCAGTGTTGCTGTTTCTTAACTCAACCTGCTGTGCCCAAGTATTGCAGCTCATAAGGTTCCTTATGTGACAGAATTAAAACAGTGGGAGATTTTTACATACCATATGTGCTGCAATATGAAGGAACAACAGGATAAATTGCGCAATAAGCCAGGTCAGTCCTTATACCAAAGTCCTTCCTGATTCTTGATTCCATTTTAATTTTGGACATATCCACTTAATCAAACTTGAATTTGTGTGCACATTTTTGTCCTCTGTGCATACACACCCAGTGAACAATCTGCCTTCTTAGTGGGAATGAACTATGTAAGTCACAGGACATTGTTGTGAAGTATATGCAATCTTTTATGTTGGGTAAAACATAAATCCGTTCAGTGTCACTGTTAGTTGGGTCAGCACTTTCATTCTAAAACAGTTTGAATCAGTTTATAGCTTggctgtaaaaaacaacaacaaaaaattcttTCTAGGCTAAAACTTGGCCTGTGGTCTCAGCTCTGGATCAAAATATAAATAGCCGAGTTATTAACATGTGAAATCTGGCTACTGAACATACACtatttgtttgtggtttttgttATACCAAGCACCCCTAGTATGGATCAGTGCTGTCAAGTTGCTTGTATGTGATGGATTCATTTCAATCACTGAGAAGCAATGACCACTTTTATTCTCAAGGCCTCTAAAAGCATTTCTGGGGACTAGTAAATCCATAACAAGTTTTGTTAAGGACTGAGTAATAGTGGACTTTTGTGCTAACCAGACATGGATATAGCAGCTAGGGTTTGTAAGGATTCAAATTTAGTATTTGTCTAACTTGAATGGTACTCCTGAGCTCTTCTTCTTTTATTCCTCTtgaatatagggtgaccagacgtcccgataaaatcgggactgtcctgatatttaggcgtttgtcctacatcccgaccgatgtttggtcgggatgcaatttgtcctgatattttgcagCACTtcgcttttttgtgtgtgtgtgctcctttcggtgaccccccccctcccatgtgtcccgatattttcttcctctcatctggtcaccctacttgaatACCTTTCCGAGACATAAGAGGATAGGGTTGCatgcttcctcttcctcccttttCAGTTCCTCCTGACATAAATTGGAAGGTGGAGGGGTAAATAGCACTAGCAGATGATTCTTCTTGACTTCATGGGGTGATGATTTAAGGATCTGGTGGCACAAGTATTGCAgggcctctggggcagggcagataGTGCCCTGATAGGTGTTTGGCAAGCTAGTGGATCATTGTGTTCAGTAGCTAATCACTGATCAAGTTACTGCATTCTCTGCTGGAATAGTCAGCACCCAAACTTTCCAGCTGCTGGTGTGAGAAGTAGTAAGGAATTTAGCTTTGAGGAGGTGAGGTAGAGGTTTTTGTTAACcgtcttttttctctttttttgcagAACTCCAAACATGGGAGGCAAActtagcaagaagaagaagggGTACAATGTCAATGACGAAAAAGCTAAAGACAAGGACAAGAAGGCTGAGGGAGCAGCTACTGAGGAAGAGGAGACTCCAAAACAGAATGAGGATGCCCAGCAAACCACAGAGACCGCAGAAGTGAAGGAGAACAACAAGGAGGAGAAGGGTGATAAAGAGTCCCAGGTTGCTGCCAATAAGACAGAAGAcaaagaaggggaaaaagaaaaagccgTGAGCCAGGAAGAAGTCCAGAAATCTGAAGCAGAGAAGCCAGAGGCTGTTGTCGACGCAAAAGTGGAGCCACAGAAGAACAATGAACAACTGGCACCTAAGCAAGAGGAACAGACTTCAGCCTCTGCTCCTGCGACCAGTAGTGAAGCACCTAAAACTTCTGAGCCCAGCAATGATGCAAAAGTTTCCCAGCCTTCAGAAGCCACAGCTACTAGTAAAGCGGATGACAAGAGCAAAGAGGAAGGGGAAGCCAAAAAGACTGAGGCTCCCGCAGCACCTGCAGCGCAAGAAACTAAAAGTGATGTGGCCCCAGCTTCAGACTCAAAACCTAGCAGCAGCGAGGCTGCACCTTCTTCCAAGGAGACCCCGGCAGCAACAGAAGCACCTAGTTCTACTCCCAAGGCTTCAGCGCCTGCAGCCCCACCAGAGGAAGCGAAATCTTCTGAAGTTCCAGCGACTAATTCGGATCAAACCATAGCAGTGCAAGATTAAATTGGACAGCCTGTTGAAATTAACCACTTAAAACAacctgtgtctttttttttttaattttttcagcTATACTAACTTGTTTCAGATCTGAAATAACAATATGTATTGcccagggggggaaaaaaaggatgtCCCATCAAGTTGGgagggagcaagggaggggggaagaatccAAATAGTATTTTTGTGGGGAAATATCTAATATACTTTCTGccaggatttaaaaataataatgaaaaacatgGATGTCTGAAAGTACAGCACATCTTTTGTATCTGAACTGCTGTAAATGCACTCCACCAATGTATCAAAATCTTTTTTTTGTTCTGTAATGGGGTTTGGGAGTGATGCGTTTGATTCTGCCCGCTGGGCTTGTGCCAAGGCAATCAGATCTTTATGAAAGCAGTATTTtctgtgggtgtttttttttttttatttacagcctcttattttgatatattttttaTGCAGTGGATGAATGCCAACTTTCAGACAAAACCCACTTAGCTGTCCACATTTTTCTCAATGCCAATCCTCCAATTCTTCTTCCTCTCCAAATATTTTTGGGAGTAAACAGCATTCTCATCCTACTTAGCCTACCTAGATTTCTCATGACGAGTTAATGCATGTCTGTGGTTGGGTGCACCTGTAGTTCTGTTTATTGGTCAGTGGAAATGAAAAAGTCTGCGTTCATTGCAGTTCCAGTTTCTCTTCCATTCTGTGTCACAGACACCAACACACCACTCAttggaaaacaaatgaaaaacaaaatgtacaATGGATGCATTGAAATTATATGTAATTGTATAAATGGTGCAACAGTAATAAaagttaaataatttaaaaaaataaaggtgtAAAGATTGATAGTTTATTTAGACTAATTCTTCATATTTACCCCTGACAGCCTGGCATCCACAATCCACATATTCAGAGGAAATGGATGATTATTTGAGGGCAAATCAAAATCACTGTGGTCAGGATTCAGCTAC is part of the Chrysemys picta bellii isolate R12L10 chromosome 2, ASM1138683v2, whole genome shotgun sequence genome and harbors:
- the BASP1 gene encoding brain acid soluble protein 1 — translated: MGGKLSKKKKGYNVNDEKAKDKDKKAEGAATEEEETPKQNEDAQQTTETAEVKENNKEEKGDKESQVAANKTEDKEGEKEKAVSQEEVQKSEAEKPEAVVDAKVEPQKNNEQLAPKQEEQTSASAPATSSEAPKTSEPSNDAKVSQPSEATATSKADDKSKEEGEAKKTEAPAAPAAQETKSDVAPASDSKPSSSEAAPSSKETPAATEAPSSTPKASAPAAPPEEAKSSEVPATNSDQTIAVQD